A genomic stretch from Falco naumanni isolate bFalNau1 chromosome 6, bFalNau1.pat, whole genome shotgun sequence includes:
- the LOC121090301 gene encoding ostricacin-2-like, whose translation MRILYLLFPFVLLLAQGAAGSPLGINNRKECQRQKGFCSLLNCSFPYIISGKCSRFYFCCKKMWG comes from the exons ATGCGGATCCTGTACCTGCTCTTCCCCTTTGTCCTCCTGTTGGCCCAGGGTGCTGCAG GATCTCCCTTGGGCATAAACAATCGGAAAGAATGTCAACGTCAAAAAGGTTTCTGCTCATTACTGAACTGCAGCTTCCCGTATATCATCAGTGGAAAATGTTCAAGGTTTTACTTCTGCTGCAAGAA GATGTGGGGTTGA
- the LOC121090546 gene encoding LOW QUALITY PROTEIN: antimicrobial peptide THP2-like (The sequence of the model RefSeq protein was modified relative to this genomic sequence to represent the inferred CDS: substituted 2 bases at 2 genomic stop codons): MKILYLLFSLLFLALQVSPGLSSPRRDMLFCRHGSCHFGRCPFHMIKVGKCFGFRSCCKLXAMACIKTSWSVHSRAMKISPNPRNLLXIPLLLKPPHPATKPHASLIFIPRSFMM, encoded by the exons ATGAAGATCCTTTACctgctcttttctctcctctttttggCACTCCAGGTTTCTCCAG GTTTGTCTTCACCCCGGCGGGACATGCTTTTCTGTAGACACGGGTCCTGTCACTTTGGAAGATGTCCCTTCCATATGATTAAAGTTGGAAAATGCTTTGGGTTCCGCTCCTGCTGCAAATTGTGA gCCATGGCGTGTATAAAGACTTCATGGAGTGTCCATTCAAGAGCGATGAAAATTTCTCCCAACCCTAGGAATTTGCTTTGAATACCCTTACTGCTAAAACCACCACATCCTGCTACAAAGCCTCATGCATCTCTCATTTTTATTCCAAGAAGCTTTATGATGTAG